In Candidatus Eremiobacterota bacterium, the following proteins share a genomic window:
- a CDS encoding ribonuclease HII, with amino-acid sequence MDGVAPAARPNGGRRQRKGSKFGEANRGGARRARRRRRHDAGDGGGHPEHRQILDHQRSAPPDGGEDRGQGRGDAVAAVVPRPAETRSDGHAGNPGSEDRLAGSAVAARADRRAAARAVRSRRDRRALRALGARRAPEAERPRARRVRARPRLRPARRRGRPAQCRRRVPERLQRRQVRADHLRAAGGVRVTEAQRRKKRNAAQRERRRLDRLHAFEERARASGYRLVGGIDEVGRGPLAGPVVAACVVTDGPLKLRGLNDSKQVLPEVRQTLAVEIKAKCVAWAVGEACVEEINRLNIYWASILAMERALAALQVAPEYLLTDAVRIRSWCGAQEPVIKGDAKCATVAAASIVAKVHRDALLVALHDQYPQYGFHQHKGYASPQHIAALNAHGPCAEHRRAFWRVRAAWDALPGMEEFVADELAAAAETVEPEIFAT; translated from the coding sequence ATGGACGGCGTGGCACCAGCGGCACGGCCGAACGGTGGTCGCCGTCAACGGAAAGGATCAAAGTTCGGTGAAGCGAATCGCGGCGGCGCTCGGCGCGCTCGCCGCCGGCGCCGGCACGACGCGGGCGATGGTGGTGGGCATCCCGAACACCGGCAAATCCTCGATCATCAACGGTCTGCTCCGCCGGACGGCGGCGAAGACCGAGGACAAGGCCGGGGTGACGCGGTCGCTGCAGTGGTTCCGCGTCCAGCCGAAACTCGAAGTGATGGACACGCCGGGAATCCTGGTTCCGAAGATCGCCTCGCCGGAAGCGCAGTGGCAGCTCGCGCTGACCGGCGCGCTGCCGCGCGAGCGGTTCGATCCCGAAGAGATCGTCGAGCGCTTCGCGCGCTGGGCGCACGCCGAGCGCCCGAAGCTGAACGTCCCCGAGCTCGACGCGTTCGCGCGCGCCCGCGGCTTCGCCCGGCGCGGCGGCGAGGTCGACCTGCACAATGCCGCCGGCGCGTACCTGAAAGACTTCAACGACGGCAAGTTCGGGCGGATCACCTTCGAGCTGCCGGAGGCGTCCGCGTGACCGAAGCGCAGCGCCGCAAGAAGCGCAACGCCGCGCAGCGCGAGCGCCGGCGGCTCGACCGGCTGCACGCGTTCGAAGAGCGCGCGCGCGCCTCGGGCTACCGGCTCGTCGGCGGCATCGACGAGGTCGGGCGCGGGCCGCTCGCGGGACCGGTCGTCGCCGCGTGCGTCGTCACGGACGGTCCGCTGAAACTGCGCGGGCTCAACGACTCCAAGCAAGTGCTGCCGGAAGTGCGCCAAACGCTGGCGGTCGAGATCAAGGCGAAGTGCGTGGCGTGGGCGGTCGGCGAAGCGTGCGTCGAGGAGATCAACCGGCTCAACATCTACTGGGCGAGCATCCTCGCGATGGAACGCGCGCTGGCGGCGCTGCAGGTCGCTCCGGAGTACCTGCTGACCGACGCGGTGCGGATCAGGTCGTGGTGCGGGGCGCAGGAGCCGGTGATCAAGGGCGACGCGAAGTGCGCGACGGTCGCGGCGGCGTCGATCGTCGCGAAGGTTCACCGCGACGCGCTGCTGGTCGCGCTGCACGATCAGTACCCGCAGTACGGGTTCCACCAGCACAAAGGCTACGCGTCTCCGCAGCACATCGCGGCGCTGAACGCGCACGGCCCGTGCGCCGAGCACCGGCGCGCGTTCTGGCGCGTGCGCGCGGCGTGGGACGCGCTGCCGGGGATGGAAGAGTTCGTCGCCGACGAGCTGGCCGCCGCGGCGGAGACCGTCGAGCCGGAGATCTTCGCGACGTGA
- the rplS gene encoding 50S ribosomal protein L19, whose amino-acid sequence MNVLDLIQKEQEKPTVPDFRPGDTVKVYSKVVEGGKERTQMFEGVVTVRKNGGLGETITVRRVAHGVGVERSFLLHSPRLERIEVSKRGIVRRSRLYYLSEKVGKGARIRERKPDRKTAK is encoded by the coding sequence ATGAACGTACTCGACCTGATCCAAAAGGAACAGGAGAAGCCGACCGTCCCGGATTTCCGCCCGGGCGACACCGTCAAGGTGTACTCGAAAGTCGTCGAGGGCGGCAAGGAACGCACCCAGATGTTCGAGGGCGTGGTGACGGTCCGCAAGAACGGCGGCCTCGGCGAGACGATCACCGTTCGCCGCGTCGCCCACGGCGTCGGCGTCGAGCGCTCGTTCCTGCTGCACAGCCCGCGCCTCGAGCGGATCGAAGTGTCCAAGCGCGGCATCGTCCGCCGCTCGCGGTTGTACTACTTGAGCGAGAAGGTCGGGAAGGGCGCGCGCATCAGAGAACGCAAGCCGGACCGCAAGACCGCCAAGTAG
- a CDS encoding serine/threonine protein kinase produces MTTLAGQTLANRYRVDALIGRGGMADVYRGADIVLDRLVAIKVLTERDDGERDRFLREARSMARLNHRNIVAVYDAGRDEGWSYIVMELVEGRTLGSVPAHELTVHGAIRHYIEILEALAYAHESGVVHRDVKPANVMVLPSGAVKVMDFGLARRTSDMSSASTAGEIVGTIAYLPPERFLGKAADARSDLYSVGVMLYETFTGALPFKSDTDDLVAVIFGHVNEPPPPPRTVNRAVPREIELIILKLLEKEPDRRYQTAHEVMADLRSLLGPAPAPSEAMQQPPAPAAAERSAARSSASPPGEGERNRTIEADARAVLARTFGRSKAVDVGYSETLAGMLATRKHDYTEATRAYRAALKAFREANNEAEHAKTALKFATMVMQKCNEGETTGALVNRRELSDAADVLSEALPTFRGRGMLKELEDGERLLYTLQRTLIRTR; encoded by the coding sequence ATGACGACGCTCGCCGGGCAGACGCTCGCCAACCGCTACCGCGTCGACGCGCTGATCGGGCGCGGCGGGATGGCCGACGTCTACCGCGGCGCCGACATCGTCCTCGACCGGCTTGTCGCGATCAAGGTGCTCACCGAGCGTGACGACGGCGAGCGCGACCGCTTCCTGCGCGAAGCGCGCTCGATGGCGCGTCTCAACCACCGCAACATCGTCGCGGTGTACGACGCCGGGCGCGACGAAGGCTGGTCGTACATCGTGATGGAGCTCGTCGAAGGGCGCACGCTGGGCTCGGTTCCGGCGCACGAGCTGACCGTGCACGGCGCGATCCGGCACTACATCGAGATCCTCGAAGCGCTCGCGTACGCGCACGAGAGCGGCGTCGTCCACCGCGACGTGAAGCCGGCCAACGTGATGGTGCTGCCGAGCGGTGCGGTCAAGGTGATGGACTTCGGCCTGGCGCGGCGCACGAGCGACATGTCGAGCGCCTCGACCGCCGGCGAGATCGTCGGCACGATCGCGTACCTGCCGCCGGAACGGTTTCTCGGCAAAGCCGCCGACGCGCGCAGCGACCTCTACTCGGTCGGCGTGATGCTCTACGAGACGTTCACCGGCGCGCTGCCGTTCAAGAGCGACACCGACGACTTGGTGGCGGTGATCTTCGGCCACGTCAACGAGCCGCCGCCGCCGCCGCGCACCGTCAATCGTGCGGTCCCGCGCGAGATCGAGCTGATCATCCTCAAGCTGCTCGAGAAAGAGCCGGACCGCCGCTACCAGACGGCGCACGAGGTGATGGCGGACCTGCGCTCGCTGCTCGGCCCCGCGCCGGCGCCGAGCGAGGCGATGCAGCAGCCCCCCGCGCCGGCCGCCGCAGAACGCTCCGCGGCGCGCTCGAGCGCGTCGCCGCCCGGCGAAGGCGAGCGCAACCGGACGATCGAGGCCGACGCGCGCGCGGTGCTCGCGCGAACGTTCGGGCGCTCGAAGGCGGTCGACGTCGGTTACTCCGAGACGCTGGCCGGGATGCTCGCGACGCGCAAGCACGACTACACCGAGGCGACGCGCGCGTACCGCGCGGCGCTCAAGGCGTTCCGCGAAGCGAACAACGAGGCGGAGCACGCGAAGACCGCGCTCAAGTTCGCCACGATGGTGATGCAGAAGTGCAACGAAGGGGAGACCACCGGCGCGCTCGTGAACCGGCGCGAGCTCTCCGACGCGGCCGACGTGCTGAGCGAGGCGCTGCCGACCTTCCGTGGGCGCGGGATGCTCAAAGAGCTCGAAGACGGTGAGCGGCTGCTCTACACGCTGCAGCGAACGCTGATCAGAACCCGCTGA
- the lepB gene encoding signal peptidase I has protein sequence MLRTRTVVSLSAQVVVLALIVTAFFMRTSPVDGLSMEPRVHAGELVLINTLAYRFGPVQRGDVVAFRHDAPTTETYIKRVVGLPGERVEVRDGEVSVDGRVLAEPYVRFRDRRSAPPVLVPPHAYYVLGDNRADSDDSRNWGVLHDDAIVGKALVGIWPPRRI, from the coding sequence ATGCTGCGAACCCGAACGGTGGTTTCGCTCTCCGCGCAGGTCGTGGTTCTGGCGCTGATCGTGACGGCGTTCTTCATGCGGACCTCGCCGGTCGACGGGCTCTCGATGGAGCCGCGCGTGCACGCCGGCGAGCTGGTGCTCATCAACACGCTCGCCTACCGGTTCGGTCCGGTGCAGCGCGGCGACGTCGTCGCGTTCCGGCACGACGCGCCGACGACGGAGACCTACATCAAGCGCGTCGTCGGGCTTCCCGGCGAGCGCGTCGAGGTGCGCGACGGCGAGGTCTCCGTCGACGGGCGCGTGCTCGCGGAACCGTACGTGCGGTTCCGCGACCGCCGCAGCGCGCCGCCGGTACTCGTCCCGCCGCACGCGTACTACGTCCTCGGCGACAACCGCGCCGACAGCGACGACTCGCGCAACTGGGGCGTGCTGCACGACGACGCGATCGTCGGCAAGGCGCTGGTCGGCATTTGGCCGCCGCGGCGGATCTGA
- a CDS encoding universal stress protein, with product MTPIAVHPLGALVGIAIVLVVAATIYWMLHPPASPADVVAERAEAALEAMVGRIIVVFAEEIHSEHMMALAARLARRERADLLAVYVIEVPLILAQDAPMPDEDRRGYDALATAEVIAHHRGVNIHTELIHARQIAPAVLDLAKREQTNLIVLGSYREGKYTGAPLGRAIEAIASGAQCDVLIGVPGPHGRMLTVERNAAGAGAPSA from the coding sequence GTGACGCCGATCGCCGTCCACCCGCTCGGCGCGCTGGTCGGGATCGCGATCGTCCTCGTCGTCGCGGCGACGATCTACTGGATGCTGCACCCGCCGGCATCACCCGCCGACGTCGTGGCGGAGCGCGCCGAAGCCGCGCTCGAGGCAATGGTCGGCCGGATCATCGTCGTCTTCGCGGAGGAGATTCACTCCGAGCACATGATGGCGCTGGCGGCGCGGCTGGCTCGGCGCGAGCGCGCCGACCTGCTGGCGGTGTACGTGATCGAGGTGCCGCTGATCCTCGCCCAGGACGCTCCGATGCCCGACGAGGACCGCCGCGGTTACGACGCGCTGGCGACCGCGGAGGTGATCGCGCACCACCGCGGCGTGAACATCCACACCGAGCTGATCCACGCGCGCCAGATCGCGCCGGCGGTGCTCGACCTGGCGAAGCGCGAGCAGACGAACCTGATCGTGCTCGGTTCGTACCGCGAAGGGAAGTACACCGGCGCGCCGCTCGGCCGCGCGATCGAGGCGATCGCTTCGGGTGCGCAGTGCGACGTGCTGATCGGCGTCCCGGGCCCGCACGGGCGGATGCTGACCGTCGAACGGAACGCCGCCGGCGCTGGCGCGCCGTCCGCCTAG
- the trmD gene encoding tRNA (guanosine(37)-N1)-methyltransferase TrmD: MHVDVVTLFPEMFAPVIGLSIVGRAVERGLVEVRLHHLLDALEGNERADERPYGGGPGMVLRIEPIARTLDAVLAAAPAGERRRIVLTSASGPVFRQADAAECSSLDRLILICGHYEGIDERLSALYPIEEFSLGEFVLTGGEIPAMAFLDATVRLVPGVIDEASATSESWTGADPDHPAYTRPPTYRGIEVPPVLLSGDHAKIAEWRRDQSRERATARNRRRLDDGRSPAPWQVEPSEPRTQTDPLPETGFGLPE, from the coding sequence TTGCACGTCGACGTCGTCACGCTCTTCCCGGAGATGTTCGCTCCGGTGATCGGGCTGTCGATCGTCGGGCGCGCGGTCGAGCGCGGTCTGGTCGAGGTCCGCCTGCACCACCTGCTCGACGCCCTCGAGGGCAACGAACGCGCCGACGAGCGCCCCTACGGCGGCGGCCCCGGCATGGTGCTCCGCATCGAGCCGATCGCCCGCACCCTGGATGCGGTCCTGGCGGCGGCGCCGGCGGGCGAGCGCCGTCGCATCGTCCTGACCTCCGCAAGCGGCCCGGTCTTCCGCCAAGCCGACGCCGCGGAGTGCTCCTCGCTGGACCGCCTGATCCTGATCTGCGGCCACTACGAAGGCATCGACGAGCGCCTTTCAGCCCTGTATCCGATCGAAGAATTCTCCCTGGGCGAATTCGTCCTGACCGGCGGCGAGATCCCGGCCATGGCTTTCCTCGATGCGACGGTCCGTCTCGTTCCCGGCGTCATCGACGAAGCGTCTGCCACATCAGAGTCGTGGACCGGCGCCGATCCGGACCATCCCGCCTACACCCGCCCGCCAACCTACCGCGGCATCGAGGTCCCGCCCGTCCTGCTCAGTGGCGACCACGCAAAGATCGCTGAGTGGCGCCGCGACCAGTCGCGAGAGCGCGCCACCGCCCGCAATCGCCGCCGGCTGGATGACGGTCGTTCGCCTGCCCCTTGGCAGGTCGAGCCGAGCGAGCCCCGGACGCAAACCGACCCACTACCGGAAACCGGATTCGGCTTGCCGGAGTAG
- a CDS encoding YraN family protein, with amino-acid sequence MNRAQRGRAGEDAAAALLEAHGYRIVGRNVRLPGGELDIIARDGDTVVFVEVKARANAAYGSAVRAVDARKRATLRALASDWLQIAAPRAQARFDVVTFDEGRAQLHRGAFR; translated from the coding sequence GTGAACCGCGCGCAGCGCGGGCGCGCCGGCGAGGACGCCGCCGCGGCGTTGCTCGAGGCGCACGGCTACCGCATCGTCGGGCGCAACGTGCGCCTCCCCGGCGGCGAGCTGGACATCATCGCGCGCGACGGCGACACGGTCGTCTTCGTCGAGGTGAAGGCGCGCGCGAACGCGGCGTACGGGAGCGCGGTGCGCGCGGTCGACGCGCGGAAGCGCGCGACGTTGCGCGCGCTCGCGAGCGACTGGCTGCAGATCGCCGCGCCGCGCGCGCAGGCGCGCTTCGACGTCGTCACGTTCGACGAGGGGCGCGCGCAGCTGCACCGCGGAGCCTTCCGATGA
- a CDS encoding APC family permease, which translates to MPAKPTLRRAVTPWGSFSWGYSDVGADIFVGLGLVLGAAAGGSNVAFLFAGLVYICIGLAYTELAATYPVAGGGQYFVMRGLGDVFGFIAGWAVLLDFTIDIALFAWSCVDYLGQLVPVLALTAHPWVHFLVAFSLIAGLCMLNVIGVRESTTFNGVVSALDVVSETSILFFGFLFAFNPDLLVHAMTAYWPSSEHLLLGASLAIISFVGLESISQAAQETQRPASIIPRTSIALILTILVYALAYANLALGMTPAHPVPPDAHGHAQTFFQYLGNKENQGSAVAVLAANVPYFGALAALYVPVLGAILLLISSNSGVFGSSRIAYAMSRARLLPSLFERVHPRYRTPAVSIVSFCGVALLVLCFAALPSLDPGAEAVYNRFFHGEAGLDVLADLYAFGAATSYSFVFVALIALRLKDPLSPRKFKIPINVPLRFRGERVDFPVIAVLGFTGIFSILIFTMLTHPIGRVAGPLWLAAGFGGYLVYRTRKRLPLLRSRPVDWESQQVNILKDAGELELMDELIEKLRARGKLPAAAAAEVSSDA; encoded by the coding sequence ATGCCGGCGAAACCGACGCTGCGCCGCGCCGTCACGCCTTGGGGCTCGTTCTCGTGGGGCTACAGCGACGTCGGCGCCGACATCTTCGTCGGATTGGGGCTGGTGCTGGGCGCGGCGGCGGGCGGCTCGAACGTCGCGTTCCTGTTCGCCGGACTGGTCTACATCTGCATCGGATTGGCGTACACCGAGCTCGCGGCGACGTATCCGGTCGCAGGCGGCGGGCAGTACTTCGTCATGCGCGGGCTCGGCGACGTCTTCGGGTTCATCGCCGGCTGGGCGGTGCTGCTGGACTTCACCATCGACATCGCGCTCTTCGCCTGGTCGTGCGTCGACTATCTCGGCCAGCTCGTTCCGGTGCTCGCCCTGACCGCGCATCCGTGGGTGCATTTTCTGGTCGCGTTCTCGCTGATCGCCGGGCTGTGCATGCTGAACGTGATCGGCGTGCGCGAGTCGACGACGTTCAACGGCGTGGTCTCGGCGCTCGACGTCGTCAGCGAGACGTCGATCCTCTTCTTCGGCTTCCTGTTCGCGTTCAACCCCGATCTGCTGGTGCACGCGATGACGGCCTACTGGCCGAGCAGCGAGCATCTCCTGCTCGGCGCTTCGCTGGCGATCATCTCGTTCGTCGGCTTGGAGTCGATCTCGCAGGCGGCGCAGGAGACGCAGCGCCCGGCCTCGATCATCCCGCGCACCTCGATCGCGCTGATCCTCACGATCTTGGTCTACGCGCTGGCGTACGCGAACCTCGCGCTCGGGATGACGCCGGCGCACCCCGTTCCGCCCGACGCGCACGGGCACGCGCAGACGTTCTTCCAGTACCTCGGCAACAAGGAGAACCAAGGCTCGGCGGTGGCCGTGCTGGCCGCGAACGTGCCGTACTTCGGCGCGCTCGCCGCGCTCTACGTTCCGGTGCTCGGCGCAATCTTGCTGCTGATCAGCTCGAACTCGGGCGTGTTCGGATCGTCGCGGATCGCGTACGCGATGAGCCGCGCGCGGCTCCTGCCCTCGCTCTTCGAGCGCGTCCATCCGCGCTACCGCACGCCCGCGGTCTCGATTGTCTCGTTCTGCGGCGTCGCGCTGCTGGTGCTGTGCTTCGCCGCGCTGCCCTCGCTCGATCCCGGCGCCGAGGCGGTCTACAACCGGTTCTTCCACGGTGAGGCCGGGCTCGACGTGCTCGCCGACTTGTACGCGTTCGGCGCCGCGACGAGCTACTCGTTCGTCTTCGTCGCGCTGATCGCGCTGCGCTTGAAAGACCCGCTGAGCCCGCGCAAGTTCAAGATTCCGATCAACGTCCCGCTGCGCTTTCGCGGCGAGCGGGTCGACTTTCCGGTGATCGCCGTACTCGGGTTCACCGGCATCTTCTCGATCCTGATCTTCACGATGCTGACGCATCCGATCGGCCGCGTCGCCGGACCGCTGTGGCTCGCCGCCGGCTTCGGCGGCTATCTCGTCTACCGCACGCGCAAGAGGCTGCCGCTGCTGCGCTCGCGCCCGGTCGACTGGGAATCTCAGCAGGTGAACATCCTCAAAGACGCGGGCGAGCTGGAGCTGATGGACGAGCTGATCGAGAAGCTGCGGGCGCGCGGCAAGCTGCCTGCGGCGGCCGCCGCGGAGGTGAGCAGCGATGCGTAA
- a CDS encoding tetratricopeptide repeat protein yields MAFFDRLRRLLPGAAPSGPFERAARALERGRLEEAETELAAALGAARTAAEVAAVHNKRAVLAVHRHDLRRAVDALVEALEADPRSAAAITTLGNLLLEHGDVAEAIAHFEYALLIDDQYAPAYHNLGVALHRSGRRGEAVRMLRKATRLESRIRRT; encoded by the coding sequence GTGGCGTTCTTCGACCGTCTGCGCCGGTTGCTTCCCGGGGCCGCGCCGTCCGGGCCGTTCGAACGCGCGGCGCGGGCGCTCGAGCGCGGGCGGCTCGAGGAAGCCGAGACCGAGCTGGCCGCGGCGCTGGGCGCGGCGCGCACCGCGGCAGAAGTCGCCGCAGTCCACAACAAGCGGGCCGTCCTAGCGGTTCACCGGCACGACCTGCGGCGCGCGGTCGACGCGCTCGTCGAGGCGCTCGAAGCCGATCCGCGCTCGGCGGCCGCGATCACCACGCTGGGAAACCTGCTGCTCGAGCACGGCGACGTCGCGGAGGCGATCGCGCACTTCGAGTACGCGCTGCTGATCGACGATCAGTACGCGCCGGCGTATCACAACCTCGGCGTCGCCTTGCACCGCAGCGGCCGGCGCGGCGAAGCGGTGCGGATGCTGCGGAAGGCGACGCGGCTCGAAAGTCGCATCAGACGCACGTGA
- the lepB gene encoding signal peptidase I has translation MTPLELLALIAVFAIVRVAISIRPRTPAGFDAESSGIGAAPEDQPRTGPSTRTVIREYLDAFIVAGLVALFLITFVVRTFFIPSESMEPTLLVHDVLLVNEFEYRFTKPHEGDIVVFPPPIPNPNDFIKRTIGLPGDNIRVHNGVVYRNGVAMREPYIEDKPNYELEIKNYGIYVDGTPLDPGQANIPPRERWSAPDRIPDGCYMMFGDFRTNSEDSHVWGFAQAGGTFMSGPRKGEKAGFTGHAFLIFWPLNRIRILH, from the coding sequence GTGACCCCGCTCGAACTTCTGGCGCTCATCGCGGTCTTCGCGATCGTCCGCGTCGCAATCAGCATCCGCCCCCGCACGCCGGCCGGCTTCGACGCCGAGTCGTCCGGGATCGGCGCCGCGCCGGAGGACCAGCCGCGCACCGGCCCCTCGACGCGCACGGTCATCCGCGAGTACCTCGACGCCTTCATCGTGGCGGGCTTGGTCGCGCTCTTCCTGATCACGTTCGTGGTGCGCACGTTCTTCATCCCGAGCGAGTCGATGGAGCCGACGCTGCTCGTGCACGACGTGCTGCTCGTCAACGAGTTCGAGTACCGCTTCACCAAGCCGCACGAAGGTGACATCGTCGTCTTCCCGCCGCCGATCCCGAACCCGAACGACTTCATCAAGCGCACCATCGGGCTGCCCGGCGACAACATCCGCGTGCACAACGGGGTGGTCTACCGCAACGGCGTCGCGATGCGCGAGCCGTACATCGAGGACAAGCCGAACTACGAGCTGGAGATCAAGAACTACGGCATCTACGTCGACGGCACGCCGCTCGACCCCGGACAGGCGAACATCCCGCCGCGCGAGCGATGGAGCGCGCCCGACCGCATCCCCGACGGCTGCTACATGATGTTCGGCGACTTCCGCACCAACTCGGAAGACTCGCACGTGTGGGGCTTCGCGCAGGCCGGCGGCACGTTCATGAGCGGCCCGCGCAAAGGCGAAAAGGCCGGCTTCACCGGCCACGCCTTCCTGATCTTCTGGCCGCTGAACCGCATCCGCATCCTCCACTAA